The Primulina eburnea isolate SZY01 chromosome 8, ASM2296580v1, whole genome shotgun sequence genome contains a region encoding:
- the LOC140838559 gene encoding serine/threonine-protein kinase EDR1-like isoform X1: MEDSRDDAESSGQRVFSTEWWPTDFVDNFGSVSLDSVKETTRDKELVEKDNYDRLSYKTASQILWSTGMLSEPLPNGFYSVVPEKKLKELYEDIPTLEELRGLEHEGLRAEVILVDAEKDKKLSMLKQYIVSVVKGLNRNPAAMIKKIAGLVSDFYKRPNSELSPKKAAVDDTSYLSENRGVQMLGHIKHGSCRPRAILFKFLADAVGLESRLVVGLPTEGVSDCVDSYRHMSVLVVLNSVELLVDLMRFPGQLIPRSTKAIFMTHISAAGESDSAENDSCDSPMEPNSPLYGVPEKVDTESAEKDDGLLYQRRLESSSNAAGPSLRNIMLRSNSIDRKLSVSHSEPNIAATFWRRSRRKVATEQRTASSSPEHPSLPSRGRSMLSGDNKSFRDYSDDITASRSEGASMLETRRIRRRSISMTPEIGDDIVRAVRAMNESLKQNRLLREGGESTSCSLDSNDQHNESQSKDVTDICLDDRAKVSDRGSSLYAPLRQLSSHKAMSLPSSPHEFTSHTSERSATDRVNEEMVSTWNRVLDLPVFQNKPLLPFEEWNIDFSELTVGTRVGIGFFGEVFRGVWNGTEVAIKVFLEQDLTAENMEDFCNEISILSRLRHPNVILFIGACTKPPRLSMVTEYMEMGSLYYLIHLSGQKKKLSWRRRIKMLRDICRGMMCIHRMKIIHRDLKSANCLVNKHWTVKICDFGLSKVMTDAPMKDSSSAGTPEWMAPELIRNEPFTEKCDIFSLGMIMWELCTLNRPWDRIPPERVVYAVAHEGSRLEIPEGPLGRLIADCWAEPHLRPSCEEILVRLLDCELALS, translated from the exons ATGGAGGATTCACGAGATGATGCAGAATCTTCAGGGCAGAGGGTTTTCAGTACTGAATGGTGGCCTACGGATTTTGTTGACAATTTTGGATCTGTATCTTTGGACTCCGTTAAAGAAACTACGAGGGATAAAGAATTAGTTGAAAAAGACAACTATGATAGATTGTCATATAAAACGGCATCACAAATCCTGTGGAGCACAGGAATGCTTTCCGAGCCCCTCCCAAATGGTTTCTACTCTGTTGTCCCT GAGAAAAAGCTTAAGGAACTTTATGAAGATATACCTACCTTGGAGGAGCTTCGTGGGTTGGAGCATGAGGGACTGAGAGCTGAGGTGATTCTTGTGGATGCTGAGAAAGACAAGAAACTTTCAATGCTAAAGCAGTATATTGTGTCTGTGGTTAAGGGTTTAAACAGAAATCCTGCTGCTATGATAAAAAAGATTGCTGGCTTG GTGTCTGATTTTTACAAAAGGCCAAATTCCGAACTAAGTCCCAAGAAAGCTGCTGTTGACGATACTTCATATTTGTCTGAGAATCGCGGGGTGCAGATGCTTGGGCACATAAAGCATGGTTCATGCAGACCTCGagcaatattatttaaatttctcGCGGATGCTGTAGGACTTGAAAGCCGGCTTGTGGTG GGTTTACCTACAGAAGGAGTTTCTGATTGTGTGGACTCATACAGGCATATGTCTGTCTTAGTTGTATTGAATTCTGTGGAATTGCTTGTTGATCTAATGCGGTTTCCTGGCCAACTGATTCCACGATCAACCAAGGCTATCTTTATGACTCATATATCTGCTGCCGGGGAGAGTGATTCAGCAGAAAATGATTCTTGTGATTCCCCTATGGAACCAAACAGCCCTCTCTATGGGGTTCCAGAGAAAGTTGACACTGAAAG TGCTGAGAAGGATGACGGTCTGCTCTATCAGCGTAGACTAGAGTCGTCTTCAAATGCAGCAGGACCCTCATTAAGAAATATCATGTTGCGGTCAAACTCGATTGATAGAAAGCTGAG TGTGTCACACAGTGAACCAAACATTGCTGCTACATTCTGGCGAAGGAGCCGAAGAAAGGTCGCTACAGAACAAAGGACTGCTAGTTCAAG CCCAGAGCATCCTTCACTTCCATCACGGGGCCGATCAATGCTTAGTGGAGATAACAAATCGTTTAGAGACTACTCGGATGACATCACTGCGTCAAg GTCAGAAGGCGCTTCAATGTTAGAGACGCGTAGGATAAGAAGAAGAAGCATAAGCATGACCCCAGAAATTGGCGATGACATAGTAAG GGCTGTGCGAGCAATGAATGAATCACTGAAGCAAAATCGTCTTTTGAGGGAAGGAGGTGAAAGTACCTCATGTTCATTGGATTCCAATGACCAACATAACGAAAGTCAATCAAAAGAT GTTACAGACATCTGCCTTGATGATCGTGCCAAAGTGTCTGACAGAGGGTCTTCCTTGTATGCTCCTCTGAGACAGCTCAGTTCTCATAAGGCAATGTCATTACCTTCATCTCCGCATGAGTTTACTAGTCATACTTCAGAAAGGAGTGCAACTGATAGGGTAAATGAAGAAATGGTTTCAACCTGGAACAGAGTTCTGGATTTACCTGTCTTCCAGAATAAGCCTCTGCTACCATTTGAAGAGTGGAATATTGATTTCTCAGAGTTAACTGTAGGCACTCGAGTTGGAATCG GGTTCTTTGGCGAAGTTTTTCGTGGTGTTTGGAATGGAACTGAAGTTGCTATTAAAGTGTTTTTGGAGCAAGATCTCACTGCAGAAAACATGGAAGATTTTTGCAATGAAATATCCATCCTCAG TCGCCTTCGGCATCCAAATG TCATATTATTTATTGGCGCATGCACAAAACCTCCACGGTTGTCTATGGTCACTGAATACATGGAGATGGGATCACTATACTATTTGATTCACCTAAGCGGTCAGAAGAAGAAATTGAGCTGGCGGAGGAGAATCAAGATGCTGCGCGACATATGCAG AGGGATGATGTGCATACATCGCATGAAGATAATCCACCGTGATCTTAAAAGTGCCAACTGCCTAGTGAACAAGCACTGGACGGTTAAGATCTGCGACTTTGGGCTCTCAAAGGTCATGACCGATGCTCCCATGAAAGACTCCTCATCGGCTGGGACACCAGAGTGGATGGCTCCTGAACTTATTCGGAATGAACCCTTCACAGAGAAATGCGACATTTTTAGCCTCGGAATGATAATGTGGGAACTATGCACTCTTAATAGACCTTGGGATCGAATTCCACCCGAGCGG GTTGTTTATGCCGTTGCACATGAGGGATCAAGATTGGAGATACCTGAAGGGCCCCTGGGCAGGCTAATTGCAG ATTGTTGGGCAGAACCGCATTTACGACCAAGTTGTGAGGAAATACTTGTCCGTCTGCTAGACTGCGAACTAGCACTTAGCTAA
- the LOC140838559 gene encoding uncharacterized protein isoform X3, whose translation MLKQYIVSVVKGLNRNPAAMIKKIAGLVSDFYKRPNSELSPKKAAVDDTSYLSENRGVQMLGHIKHGSCRPRAILFKFLADAVGLESRLVVGLPTEGVSDCVDSYRHMSVLVVLNSVELLVDLMRFPGQLIPRSTKAIFMTHISAAGESDSAENDSCDSPMEPNSPLYGVPEKVDTESAEKDDGLLYQRRLESSSNAAGPSLRNIMLRSNSIDRKLSVSHSEPNIAATFWRRSRRKVATEQRTASSSPEHPSLPSRGRSMLSGDNKSFRDYSDDITASRSEGASMLETRRIRRRSISMTPEIGDDIVRAVRAMNESLKQNRLLREGGESTSCSLDSNDQHNESQSKDVTDICLDDRAKVSDRGSSLYAPLRQLSSHKAMSLPSSPHEFTSHTSERSATDRVNEEMVSTWNRVLDLPVFQNKPLLPFEEWNIDFSELTVGTRVGIGFFGEVFRGVWNGTEVAIKVFLEQDLTAENMEDFCNEISILSRLRHPNVILFIGACTKPPRLSMVTEYMEMGSLYYLIHLSGQKKKLSWRRRIKMLRDICRGMMCIHRMKIIHRDLKSANCLVNKHWTVKICDFGLSKVMTDAPMKDSSSAGTPEWMAPELIRNEPFTEKCDIFSLGMIMWELCTLNRPWDRIPPERVVYAVAHEGSRLEIPEGPLGRLIADCWAEPHLRPSCEEILVRLLDCELALS comes from the exons ATGCTAAAGCAGTATATTGTGTCTGTGGTTAAGGGTTTAAACAGAAATCCTGCTGCTATGATAAAAAAGATTGCTGGCTTG GTGTCTGATTTTTACAAAAGGCCAAATTCCGAACTAAGTCCCAAGAAAGCTGCTGTTGACGATACTTCATATTTGTCTGAGAATCGCGGGGTGCAGATGCTTGGGCACATAAAGCATGGTTCATGCAGACCTCGagcaatattatttaaatttctcGCGGATGCTGTAGGACTTGAAAGCCGGCTTGTGGTG GGTTTACCTACAGAAGGAGTTTCTGATTGTGTGGACTCATACAGGCATATGTCTGTCTTAGTTGTATTGAATTCTGTGGAATTGCTTGTTGATCTAATGCGGTTTCCTGGCCAACTGATTCCACGATCAACCAAGGCTATCTTTATGACTCATATATCTGCTGCCGGGGAGAGTGATTCAGCAGAAAATGATTCTTGTGATTCCCCTATGGAACCAAACAGCCCTCTCTATGGGGTTCCAGAGAAAGTTGACACTGAAAG TGCTGAGAAGGATGACGGTCTGCTCTATCAGCGTAGACTAGAGTCGTCTTCAAATGCAGCAGGACCCTCATTAAGAAATATCATGTTGCGGTCAAACTCGATTGATAGAAAGCTGAG TGTGTCACACAGTGAACCAAACATTGCTGCTACATTCTGGCGAAGGAGCCGAAGAAAGGTCGCTACAGAACAAAGGACTGCTAGTTCAAG CCCAGAGCATCCTTCACTTCCATCACGGGGCCGATCAATGCTTAGTGGAGATAACAAATCGTTTAGAGACTACTCGGATGACATCACTGCGTCAAg GTCAGAAGGCGCTTCAATGTTAGAGACGCGTAGGATAAGAAGAAGAAGCATAAGCATGACCCCAGAAATTGGCGATGACATAGTAAG GGCTGTGCGAGCAATGAATGAATCACTGAAGCAAAATCGTCTTTTGAGGGAAGGAGGTGAAAGTACCTCATGTTCATTGGATTCCAATGACCAACATAACGAAAGTCAATCAAAAGAT GTTACAGACATCTGCCTTGATGATCGTGCCAAAGTGTCTGACAGAGGGTCTTCCTTGTATGCTCCTCTGAGACAGCTCAGTTCTCATAAGGCAATGTCATTACCTTCATCTCCGCATGAGTTTACTAGTCATACTTCAGAAAGGAGTGCAACTGATAGGGTAAATGAAGAAATGGTTTCAACCTGGAACAGAGTTCTGGATTTACCTGTCTTCCAGAATAAGCCTCTGCTACCATTTGAAGAGTGGAATATTGATTTCTCAGAGTTAACTGTAGGCACTCGAGTTGGAATCG GGTTCTTTGGCGAAGTTTTTCGTGGTGTTTGGAATGGAACTGAAGTTGCTATTAAAGTGTTTTTGGAGCAAGATCTCACTGCAGAAAACATGGAAGATTTTTGCAATGAAATATCCATCCTCAG TCGCCTTCGGCATCCAAATG TCATATTATTTATTGGCGCATGCACAAAACCTCCACGGTTGTCTATGGTCACTGAATACATGGAGATGGGATCACTATACTATTTGATTCACCTAAGCGGTCAGAAGAAGAAATTGAGCTGGCGGAGGAGAATCAAGATGCTGCGCGACATATGCAG AGGGATGATGTGCATACATCGCATGAAGATAATCCACCGTGATCTTAAAAGTGCCAACTGCCTAGTGAACAAGCACTGGACGGTTAAGATCTGCGACTTTGGGCTCTCAAAGGTCATGACCGATGCTCCCATGAAAGACTCCTCATCGGCTGGGACACCAGAGTGGATGGCTCCTGAACTTATTCGGAATGAACCCTTCACAGAGAAATGCGACATTTTTAGCCTCGGAATGATAATGTGGGAACTATGCACTCTTAATAGACCTTGGGATCGAATTCCACCCGAGCGG GTTGTTTATGCCGTTGCACATGAGGGATCAAGATTGGAGATACCTGAAGGGCCCCTGGGCAGGCTAATTGCAG ATTGTTGGGCAGAACCGCATTTACGACCAAGTTGTGAGGAAATACTTGTCCGTCTGCTAGACTGCGAACTAGCACTTAGCTAA
- the LOC140838559 gene encoding probable serine/threonine-protein kinase SIS8 isoform X2: MEDSRDDAESSGQRVFSTEWWPTDFVDNFGSVSLDSVKETTRDKELVEKDNYDRLSYKTASQILWSTGMLSEPLPNGFYSVVPEKKLKELYEDIPTLEELRGLEHEGLRAEVILVDAEKDKKLSMLKQYIVSVVKGLNRNPAAMIKKIAGLVSDFYKRPNSELSPKKAAVDDTSYLSENRGVQMLGHIKHGSCRPRAILFKFLADAVGLESRLVVGLPTEGVSDCVDSYRHMSVLVVLNSVELLVDLMRFPGQLIPRSTKAIFMTHISAAGESDSAENDSCDSPMEPNSPLYGVPEKVDTESAEKDDGLLYQRRLESSSNAAGPSLRNIMLRSNSIDRKLSEPNIAATFWRRSRRKVATEQRTASSSPEHPSLPSRGRSMLSGDNKSFRDYSDDITASRSEGASMLETRRIRRRSISMTPEIGDDIVRAVRAMNESLKQNRLLREGGESTSCSLDSNDQHNESQSKDVTDICLDDRAKVSDRGSSLYAPLRQLSSHKAMSLPSSPHEFTSHTSERSATDRVNEEMVSTWNRVLDLPVFQNKPLLPFEEWNIDFSELTVGTRVGIGFFGEVFRGVWNGTEVAIKVFLEQDLTAENMEDFCNEISILSRLRHPNVILFIGACTKPPRLSMVTEYMEMGSLYYLIHLSGQKKKLSWRRRIKMLRDICRGMMCIHRMKIIHRDLKSANCLVNKHWTVKICDFGLSKVMTDAPMKDSSSAGTPEWMAPELIRNEPFTEKCDIFSLGMIMWELCTLNRPWDRIPPERVVYAVAHEGSRLEIPEGPLGRLIADCWAEPHLRPSCEEILVRLLDCELALS; this comes from the exons ATGGAGGATTCACGAGATGATGCAGAATCTTCAGGGCAGAGGGTTTTCAGTACTGAATGGTGGCCTACGGATTTTGTTGACAATTTTGGATCTGTATCTTTGGACTCCGTTAAAGAAACTACGAGGGATAAAGAATTAGTTGAAAAAGACAACTATGATAGATTGTCATATAAAACGGCATCACAAATCCTGTGGAGCACAGGAATGCTTTCCGAGCCCCTCCCAAATGGTTTCTACTCTGTTGTCCCT GAGAAAAAGCTTAAGGAACTTTATGAAGATATACCTACCTTGGAGGAGCTTCGTGGGTTGGAGCATGAGGGACTGAGAGCTGAGGTGATTCTTGTGGATGCTGAGAAAGACAAGAAACTTTCAATGCTAAAGCAGTATATTGTGTCTGTGGTTAAGGGTTTAAACAGAAATCCTGCTGCTATGATAAAAAAGATTGCTGGCTTG GTGTCTGATTTTTACAAAAGGCCAAATTCCGAACTAAGTCCCAAGAAAGCTGCTGTTGACGATACTTCATATTTGTCTGAGAATCGCGGGGTGCAGATGCTTGGGCACATAAAGCATGGTTCATGCAGACCTCGagcaatattatttaaatttctcGCGGATGCTGTAGGACTTGAAAGCCGGCTTGTGGTG GGTTTACCTACAGAAGGAGTTTCTGATTGTGTGGACTCATACAGGCATATGTCTGTCTTAGTTGTATTGAATTCTGTGGAATTGCTTGTTGATCTAATGCGGTTTCCTGGCCAACTGATTCCACGATCAACCAAGGCTATCTTTATGACTCATATATCTGCTGCCGGGGAGAGTGATTCAGCAGAAAATGATTCTTGTGATTCCCCTATGGAACCAAACAGCCCTCTCTATGGGGTTCCAGAGAAAGTTGACACTGAAAG TGCTGAGAAGGATGACGGTCTGCTCTATCAGCGTAGACTAGAGTCGTCTTCAAATGCAGCAGGACCCTCATTAAGAAATATCATGTTGCGGTCAAACTCGATTGATAGAAAGCTGAG TGAACCAAACATTGCTGCTACATTCTGGCGAAGGAGCCGAAGAAAGGTCGCTACAGAACAAAGGACTGCTAGTTCAAG CCCAGAGCATCCTTCACTTCCATCACGGGGCCGATCAATGCTTAGTGGAGATAACAAATCGTTTAGAGACTACTCGGATGACATCACTGCGTCAAg GTCAGAAGGCGCTTCAATGTTAGAGACGCGTAGGATAAGAAGAAGAAGCATAAGCATGACCCCAGAAATTGGCGATGACATAGTAAG GGCTGTGCGAGCAATGAATGAATCACTGAAGCAAAATCGTCTTTTGAGGGAAGGAGGTGAAAGTACCTCATGTTCATTGGATTCCAATGACCAACATAACGAAAGTCAATCAAAAGAT GTTACAGACATCTGCCTTGATGATCGTGCCAAAGTGTCTGACAGAGGGTCTTCCTTGTATGCTCCTCTGAGACAGCTCAGTTCTCATAAGGCAATGTCATTACCTTCATCTCCGCATGAGTTTACTAGTCATACTTCAGAAAGGAGTGCAACTGATAGGGTAAATGAAGAAATGGTTTCAACCTGGAACAGAGTTCTGGATTTACCTGTCTTCCAGAATAAGCCTCTGCTACCATTTGAAGAGTGGAATATTGATTTCTCAGAGTTAACTGTAGGCACTCGAGTTGGAATCG GGTTCTTTGGCGAAGTTTTTCGTGGTGTTTGGAATGGAACTGAAGTTGCTATTAAAGTGTTTTTGGAGCAAGATCTCACTGCAGAAAACATGGAAGATTTTTGCAATGAAATATCCATCCTCAG TCGCCTTCGGCATCCAAATG TCATATTATTTATTGGCGCATGCACAAAACCTCCACGGTTGTCTATGGTCACTGAATACATGGAGATGGGATCACTATACTATTTGATTCACCTAAGCGGTCAGAAGAAGAAATTGAGCTGGCGGAGGAGAATCAAGATGCTGCGCGACATATGCAG AGGGATGATGTGCATACATCGCATGAAGATAATCCACCGTGATCTTAAAAGTGCCAACTGCCTAGTGAACAAGCACTGGACGGTTAAGATCTGCGACTTTGGGCTCTCAAAGGTCATGACCGATGCTCCCATGAAAGACTCCTCATCGGCTGGGACACCAGAGTGGATGGCTCCTGAACTTATTCGGAATGAACCCTTCACAGAGAAATGCGACATTTTTAGCCTCGGAATGATAATGTGGGAACTATGCACTCTTAATAGACCTTGGGATCGAATTCCACCCGAGCGG GTTGTTTATGCCGTTGCACATGAGGGATCAAGATTGGAGATACCTGAAGGGCCCCTGGGCAGGCTAATTGCAG ATTGTTGGGCAGAACCGCATTTACGACCAAGTTGTGAGGAAATACTTGTCCGTCTGCTAGACTGCGAACTAGCACTTAGCTAA
- the LOC140838559 gene encoding serine/threonine-protein kinase EDR1-like isoform X4 encodes MEDSRDDAESSGQRVFSTEWWPTDFVDNFGSVSLDSVKETTRDKELVEKDNYDRLSYKTASQILWSTGMLSEPLPNGFYSVVPEKKLKELYEDIPTLEELRGLEHEGLRAEVILVDAEKDKKLSMLKQYIVSVVKGLNRNPAAMIKKIAGLVSDFYKRPNSELSPKKAAVDDTSYLSENRGVQMLGHIKHGSCRPRAILFKFLADAVGLESRLVVGLPTEGVSDCVDSYRHMSVLVVLNSVELLVDLMRFPGQLIPRSTKAIFMTHISAAGESDSAENDSCDSPMEPNSPLYGVPEKVDTESAEKDDGLLYQRRLESSSNAAGPSLRNIMLRSNSIDRKLSVSHSEPNIAATFWRRSRRKVATEQRTASSSPEHPSLPSRGRSMLSGDNKSFRDYSDDITASRSEGASMLETRRIRRRSISMTPEIGDDIVRAVRAMNESLKQNRLLREGGESTSCSLDSNDQHNESQSKDVTDICLDDRAKVSDRGSSLYAPLRQLSSHKAMSLPSSPHEFTSHTSERSATDRVNEEMVSTWNRVLDLPVFQNKPLLPFEEWNIDFSELTVGTRVGIGFFGEVFRGVWNGTEVAIKVFLEQDLTAENMEDFCNEISILSRLRHPNVILFIGACTKPPRLSMVTEYMEMGSLYYLIHLSGQKKKLSWRRRIKMLRDICSLIFLPTVATQRDDVHTSHEDNPP; translated from the exons ATGGAGGATTCACGAGATGATGCAGAATCTTCAGGGCAGAGGGTTTTCAGTACTGAATGGTGGCCTACGGATTTTGTTGACAATTTTGGATCTGTATCTTTGGACTCCGTTAAAGAAACTACGAGGGATAAAGAATTAGTTGAAAAAGACAACTATGATAGATTGTCATATAAAACGGCATCACAAATCCTGTGGAGCACAGGAATGCTTTCCGAGCCCCTCCCAAATGGTTTCTACTCTGTTGTCCCT GAGAAAAAGCTTAAGGAACTTTATGAAGATATACCTACCTTGGAGGAGCTTCGTGGGTTGGAGCATGAGGGACTGAGAGCTGAGGTGATTCTTGTGGATGCTGAGAAAGACAAGAAACTTTCAATGCTAAAGCAGTATATTGTGTCTGTGGTTAAGGGTTTAAACAGAAATCCTGCTGCTATGATAAAAAAGATTGCTGGCTTG GTGTCTGATTTTTACAAAAGGCCAAATTCCGAACTAAGTCCCAAGAAAGCTGCTGTTGACGATACTTCATATTTGTCTGAGAATCGCGGGGTGCAGATGCTTGGGCACATAAAGCATGGTTCATGCAGACCTCGagcaatattatttaaatttctcGCGGATGCTGTAGGACTTGAAAGCCGGCTTGTGGTG GGTTTACCTACAGAAGGAGTTTCTGATTGTGTGGACTCATACAGGCATATGTCTGTCTTAGTTGTATTGAATTCTGTGGAATTGCTTGTTGATCTAATGCGGTTTCCTGGCCAACTGATTCCACGATCAACCAAGGCTATCTTTATGACTCATATATCTGCTGCCGGGGAGAGTGATTCAGCAGAAAATGATTCTTGTGATTCCCCTATGGAACCAAACAGCCCTCTCTATGGGGTTCCAGAGAAAGTTGACACTGAAAG TGCTGAGAAGGATGACGGTCTGCTCTATCAGCGTAGACTAGAGTCGTCTTCAAATGCAGCAGGACCCTCATTAAGAAATATCATGTTGCGGTCAAACTCGATTGATAGAAAGCTGAG TGTGTCACACAGTGAACCAAACATTGCTGCTACATTCTGGCGAAGGAGCCGAAGAAAGGTCGCTACAGAACAAAGGACTGCTAGTTCAAG CCCAGAGCATCCTTCACTTCCATCACGGGGCCGATCAATGCTTAGTGGAGATAACAAATCGTTTAGAGACTACTCGGATGACATCACTGCGTCAAg GTCAGAAGGCGCTTCAATGTTAGAGACGCGTAGGATAAGAAGAAGAAGCATAAGCATGACCCCAGAAATTGGCGATGACATAGTAAG GGCTGTGCGAGCAATGAATGAATCACTGAAGCAAAATCGTCTTTTGAGGGAAGGAGGTGAAAGTACCTCATGTTCATTGGATTCCAATGACCAACATAACGAAAGTCAATCAAAAGAT GTTACAGACATCTGCCTTGATGATCGTGCCAAAGTGTCTGACAGAGGGTCTTCCTTGTATGCTCCTCTGAGACAGCTCAGTTCTCATAAGGCAATGTCATTACCTTCATCTCCGCATGAGTTTACTAGTCATACTTCAGAAAGGAGTGCAACTGATAGGGTAAATGAAGAAATGGTTTCAACCTGGAACAGAGTTCTGGATTTACCTGTCTTCCAGAATAAGCCTCTGCTACCATTTGAAGAGTGGAATATTGATTTCTCAGAGTTAACTGTAGGCACTCGAGTTGGAATCG GGTTCTTTGGCGAAGTTTTTCGTGGTGTTTGGAATGGAACTGAAGTTGCTATTAAAGTGTTTTTGGAGCAAGATCTCACTGCAGAAAACATGGAAGATTTTTGCAATGAAATATCCATCCTCAG TCGCCTTCGGCATCCAAATG TCATATTATTTATTGGCGCATGCACAAAACCTCCACGGTTGTCTATGGTCACTGAATACATGGAGATGGGATCACTATACTATTTGATTCACCTAAGCGGTCAGAAGAAGAAATTGAGCTGGCGGAGGAGAATCAAGATGCTGCGCGACATATGCAG TCTCATTTTCTTGCCTACTGTTGCCACTCAGAGGGATGATGTGCATACATCGCATGAAGATAATCCACCGTGA